In a single window of the Streptomyces sp. NBC_00094 genome:
- a CDS encoding MATE family efflux transporter, whose protein sequence is MKGHAAESYRHILSTGIPMVLSSAAVMVSQLVITGLIGRIGDGALYLRSVYSPVSFLLIAVTTGLAVTLQVAVARAAGRGEERDTTGHLASVVRAGACAYAVSGAVLLALGGVLADAVHTTPAQRDEFRDFLAAMVVATFLGMLGELCAATLRGLGSAGTAARVTGVTLVVHLGLIAVCGLVLDGGLMVVPAAGAVAAVVEVVLGLRALARLGVFRREQLTRWRPETLPLLRGVGLPVGASYLVLFVVNLLMLRIVARGGEDVVAGFTVGYTLQTAVVVPAVAFGSAVAVLMNQRLGAGDPTGARDVYRRGLHLALGAYGTVTLVLVVAAGPVADALAGGPDVAAAARDFLTVAGPTFGCTGVALMLLTVLEQIGRGLVAIALNVLYFAVLVGVGHVLVESSGDVTRLYWVMCVAAAVAVVTVVPFVGRVVARPGRLLVASGASGASGVGATGATGATGSSGASGATGQEARP, encoded by the coding sequence ATGAAGGGCCACGCGGCGGAGTCGTACCGGCACATCCTTTCGACCGGGATCCCCATGGTGCTGTCGTCCGCGGCGGTCATGGTCTCCCAGCTCGTCATCACCGGCCTCATCGGCCGGATCGGGGACGGGGCGCTGTACCTGCGGTCCGTCTACTCGCCGGTCTCGTTCCTGCTCATCGCGGTGACGACCGGTCTCGCGGTCACCTTGCAGGTGGCCGTCGCCCGTGCCGCCGGCCGCGGCGAGGAACGGGACACGACCGGTCACCTGGCGAGCGTCGTCCGGGCCGGCGCCTGCGCGTACGCGGTGTCCGGCGCGGTCCTGCTCGCCCTCGGCGGCGTGCTGGCGGACGCGGTGCACACCACGCCCGCCCAGCGCGACGAGTTCCGTGACTTCCTCGCCGCCATGGTCGTCGCCACGTTCCTCGGGATGCTCGGCGAGCTGTGCGCGGCCACCCTGCGCGGTCTCGGCAGCGCCGGAACGGCCGCGCGCGTCACCGGCGTCACGCTCGTCGTGCACCTCGGGCTGATCGCCGTCTGCGGACTCGTCCTCGACGGGGGCCTGATGGTGGTGCCCGCGGCGGGAGCCGTCGCGGCGGTCGTCGAGGTGGTCCTCGGGCTGCGCGCCCTCGCCCGCCTCGGGGTGTTCCGCCGGGAGCAGCTCACGCGGTGGCGTCCGGAGACCCTTCCGCTGCTGCGCGGGGTCGGGCTGCCGGTGGGTGCCTCGTACCTCGTCCTCTTCGTCGTCAACCTGCTCATGCTGCGGATCGTCGCCCGGGGCGGCGAGGACGTGGTGGCCGGCTTCACCGTCGGATACACCCTGCAGACGGCCGTCGTCGTCCCCGCCGTCGCCTTCGGCTCGGCGGTCGCCGTCCTCATGAACCAGCGGCTGGGCGCGGGAGATCCGACCGGCGCCCGGGACGTCTACCGACGGGGGCTGCACCTCGCCCTCGGCGCGTACGGGACCGTCACGCTGGTCCTCGTCGTGGCGGCGGGGCCGGTGGCCGACGCCTTGGCGGGAGGCCCGGACGTCGCCGCCGCGGCACGCGACTTCCTGACCGTCGCGGGCCCCACCTTCGGCTGCACCGGTGTGGCGCTGATGCTCCTGACGGTCCTGGAGCAGATCGGCCGGGGGCTGGTGGCGATCGCGCTGAACGTCCTGTACTTCGCGGTCCTCGTGGGTGTGGGGCACGTGCTCGTGGAGAGCTCCGGGGACGTCACCCGGCTCTACTGGGTGATGTGCGTCGCCGCGGCGGTCGCGGTGGTCACGGTGGTGCCGTTCGTCGGACGGGTCGTGGCCCGCCCGGGCCGGCTCCTCGTCGCGAGCGGTGCGAGTGGTGCGAGCGGTGTAGGTGCCACGGGTGCCACGGGTGCCACGGGTTCCTCCGGTGCCTCCGGCGCCACCGGGCAGGAGGCCCGCCCATGA
- a CDS encoding 4'-phosphopantetheinyl transferase superfamily protein, giving the protein MRLGVDLQSVSRFRRIAQHPRMRGCLFTERELAQAEGLAPERYAERLAGRFSAKEATCKVLGRGFGQGVRWRDIEIVSNEWGAPLVFLSGGARAVADRAGLTRFQLTLSHQADLVIAVAAAEELPERRPDNGSGGKPTLKREVSPIMSTPTLSNETSRLHEIATIAADLFTVSVDEVKEAESFVNDLGTDSLLAIELLCQLEKRFDVQIDEGQAPLMVNLRGTYDVVAEIAGW; this is encoded by the coding sequence ATGAGGCTCGGTGTGGACCTGCAGTCGGTGTCCCGGTTCCGACGGATCGCCCAGCACCCCCGTATGCGGGGCTGTCTGTTCACCGAGCGGGAGCTCGCGCAGGCGGAGGGGCTGGCCCCCGAGCGGTACGCGGAGAGGCTGGCCGGGCGGTTCAGCGCGAAGGAGGCCACCTGCAAGGTCCTGGGGCGCGGATTCGGCCAGGGCGTGCGGTGGCGGGACATCGAGATCGTCAGCAACGAGTGGGGGGCACCGCTGGTGTTCCTGAGCGGCGGCGCCCGGGCCGTGGCCGACCGGGCGGGCCTGACCCGGTTCCAGCTCACCCTCAGCCACCAGGCGGACCTGGTGATAGCGGTCGCCGCGGCAGAAGAGCTGCCGGAGCGACGGCCGGACAACGGTTCCGGCGGCAAACCGACCCTGAAGAGAGAGGTATCACCCATCATGAGCACGCCCACCCTGAGCAACGAGACGTCCCGCCTGCACGAGATCGCGACGATCGCCGCGGACCTGTTCACCGTCTCCGTCGACGAGGTCAAGGAAGCGGAGTCGTTCGTCAACGACCTGGGCACCGACTCCCTGCTCGCCATCGAGCTGCTGTGCCAGCTGGAGAAGCGTTTCGACGTGCAGATCGACGAGGGCCAGGCGCCGCTCATGGTCAACCTGCGCGGCACGTACGACGTCGTGGCCGAGATTGCCGGCTGGTGA
- a CDS encoding beta-ketoacyl synthase, translated as MNRRIVITGIGPVSGIGTGVAEFTRGLRTGRNGVVPISRFDSAGFERKVAGEVGDFRPESLLRRLDVDDWGSTSLFAAAAARLAVDDAGIDLPASRTAVVMGTTNGEIAPLVDITADWFRDGPAVPDRASVRKLPASRLGLAVSRELGLRGEATTLATACAAGNYALGHAFDLLTLGEADVAIAGGADSVNRFVHAGFHRIGALTADRCRPFDADRTGIATAEGGIALVLETLDSARARGARVYAEILGYGMSCDAIHPVAPDADSIARAIRSAHKRSGIAPDQVDYICAHGTGTRANDVVESTAVRAVFGAVPPPMSSVKSMLGHTMGAASGFGAAASALSIHHGFLPPTINHVTPDPELQDIDIVPNEARDADVSIVQNHGFAFFGNNAIIVLGRPE; from the coding sequence GTGAACCGACGCATCGTCATCACAGGGATCGGCCCCGTGTCGGGCATCGGCACGGGCGTGGCCGAGTTCACCCGGGGGCTGCGGACCGGACGCAACGGCGTCGTCCCCATCAGTCGCTTCGACTCCGCGGGCTTCGAGCGGAAGGTCGCCGGCGAGGTCGGCGACTTCCGGCCCGAATCCCTCCTGCGCCGACTCGACGTGGACGACTGGGGCAGCACGTCCCTCTTCGCCGCGGCGGCGGCCAGACTGGCCGTGGACGACGCCGGGATCGACCTCCCCGCCTCCCGGACCGCGGTCGTGATGGGAACGACGAACGGGGAGATCGCCCCGCTCGTCGACATCACCGCCGACTGGTTCCGGGACGGGCCCGCCGTCCCGGACCGGGCGTCGGTTCGCAAGCTGCCGGCCTCCCGGCTGGGTCTGGCGGTCTCCCGTGAACTCGGCCTGCGGGGCGAGGCGACGACCCTCGCCACCGCCTGCGCCGCGGGCAACTACGCGCTGGGCCACGCCTTCGACCTGCTGACCCTGGGCGAGGCCGACGTCGCGATCGCCGGCGGCGCCGACTCGGTCAACCGGTTCGTGCACGCGGGGTTCCACCGCATCGGTGCCCTCACCGCGGACCGGTGCCGCCCCTTCGACGCGGACCGCACCGGCATCGCGACCGCGGAGGGCGGCATCGCGCTGGTCCTGGAGACGCTGGACAGCGCGCGGGCCCGGGGCGCGCGCGTCTACGCGGAGATCCTCGGGTACGGCATGTCGTGCGACGCGATCCACCCCGTGGCCCCCGACGCCGACAGCATCGCCCGGGCCATCCGGTCCGCCCACAAGCGGTCCGGCATCGCGCCGGACCAGGTCGACTACATCTGCGCGCACGGCACCGGTACGCGCGCCAACGACGTCGTCGAATCCACCGCGGTACGCGCGGTGTTCGGAGCCGTCCCGCCGCCGATGAGCTCGGTGAAGTCGATGCTCGGCCACACCATGGGGGCGGCCAGCGGCTTCGGCGCGGCGGCCTCCGCGCTCAGCATCCACCACGGTTTCCTGCCGCCCACCATCAACCACGTCACCCCCGATCCCGAGCTGCAGGACATCGACATCGTGCCCAACGAAGCGAGGGACGCCGACGTGTCGATCGTCCAGAACCACGGCTTCGCGTTCTTCGGCAACAACGCCATCATCGTTCTCGGGAGGCCCGAGTGA
- a CDS encoding beta-ketoacyl synthase N-terminal-like domain-containing protein: protein MITGTGLITPDPGGPVTGLPEGAKPSVPAPSTQAFQARSFDAVEELGRRTARFNHRTTLLTIAACGAALRDAGVEVTEANREQIGVTVGTFCGSVSGSVDFGWDTYAQPRPAMVNAAALPNLVINAAAGAAAIHLGLRGANTTVTGGPIAGISALRHSAITVRAGHVDMVLAGATEEFGSHEAWVAAAARPAAVPGEAAAVLVVESSDTAEQSGRRPLARVAATHIRTLGEAGGTSGTDGTGAVREQELTEVVSEALRAAGVEPHQVVRVALRVTGVAATDAAVAAVARMFPVPPDYIEDRVGDTHAAHAAVQLVETVRTAVDRRWSEDDAGVVIGVDPDGVAAVAVLTGPPAAAAR from the coding sequence GTGATCACTGGCACGGGCCTGATCACCCCTGACCCCGGTGGGCCCGTGACCGGGCTCCCGGAAGGGGCGAAGCCGTCCGTTCCCGCCCCGTCGACGCAGGCCTTCCAGGCCCGTTCGTTCGACGCCGTGGAGGAACTGGGCCGCCGCACCGCCCGGTTCAACCACCGCACCACGCTGCTGACCATCGCCGCGTGCGGTGCGGCGCTGCGCGACGCGGGGGTCGAGGTCACGGAGGCCAACCGGGAGCAGATCGGCGTCACCGTCGGCACGTTCTGCGGCAGCGTCAGCGGCTCCGTCGACTTCGGCTGGGACACGTACGCGCAGCCGCGCCCGGCCATGGTGAACGCGGCGGCGCTGCCCAACCTCGTGATCAACGCCGCGGCCGGCGCGGCGGCCATCCACCTCGGTCTGCGCGGCGCCAACACCACCGTCACCGGCGGTCCGATCGCCGGGATCAGTGCCCTGCGGCACTCCGCGATCACCGTGCGGGCCGGGCACGTGGACATGGTCCTCGCCGGCGCCACCGAGGAGTTCGGCAGCCACGAGGCCTGGGTCGCCGCGGCCGCCCGGCCCGCCGCCGTGCCGGGTGAGGCGGCGGCCGTGCTCGTCGTGGAGAGCTCGGACACGGCGGAGCAGTCGGGGCGCAGGCCACTGGCCCGGGTCGCCGCCACGCACATCCGGACCCTCGGCGAGGCCGGTGGGACCAGTGGGACCGATGGGACCGGCGCAGTCCGTGAGCAGGAGCTGACGGAGGTGGTCTCCGAAGCCCTGCGGGCCGCCGGGGTCGAGCCCCACCAGGTGGTACGGGTCGCCCTGCGGGTCACCGGGGTGGCGGCGACGGACGCCGCCGTGGCCGCCGTCGCCCGGATGTTCCCCGTACCGCCCGACTACATCGAGGACAGGGTCGGCGACACCCACGCGGCCCACGCCGCCGTCCAGCTCGTCGAGACGGTGCGGACGGCCGTGGACCGGCGGTGGTCCGAGGACGACGCCGGTGTGGTGATCGGTGTCGACCCCGACGGGGTCGCGGCGGTCGCCGTGCTCACGGGCCCGCCCGCGGCGGCCGCCCGATGA
- a CDS encoding AMP-binding protein, whose translation MAPIAPPDTSYRPPAADAVLHDWFRRGHDLDPGAEALRIGTSRYTYREVRDLALALAGDVVAACPERPRRIGLLASRSAQAYAGVLAAGYAGATVVPLHPDFPVERTRSMMTEAGIDALIVDTAGRRVVPHLADLLDGVPVVQEPVGQPLDAPLPVAPDDVAYILFTSGSTGRPKGVPVRHRNVDAYLRFVHDRYRFGPDDVFSQTFDLTFDLAMFDLFAAWGSGGTLVSVPPHAYASFRSFVENHGITVWFSSPSVIGLLRRLGELAPGTLPGLRWSLFCGEPLLGRDAGDWQAAAPFSSTENLYGPTELTISCSVHRWDPETTPERCLNGVVPIGTMHPGMRYVLLDAEGNPTVESGELCVTGDQMFPGYLQAEDDRGRFVEHAGERWYRTGDLVRPLDGGEDGALAYIGRCDHQVKIRGVRVELAEVEWGLRRCEGVEEAVVVVVRDELFAFVKGAPRTTAELVGELGRFLPRAIIPRRFHQIDEFPLNANRKTDRRELSRRASVIVESG comes from the coding sequence ATGGCACCGATCGCACCTCCTGACACGTCGTACCGTCCTCCCGCGGCGGACGCGGTGCTGCACGACTGGTTCCGGCGCGGGCACGACCTGGACCCCGGCGCGGAGGCGCTCAGGATCGGTACCTCCCGGTACACCTACCGGGAGGTACGGGACCTCGCCCTGGCCCTGGCCGGCGATGTCGTCGCCGCCTGTCCCGAACGGCCCCGCCGGATCGGCCTCCTGGCCTCCCGGAGCGCCCAGGCGTACGCCGGGGTGCTCGCCGCGGGGTACGCCGGGGCGACGGTGGTACCGCTCCATCCGGACTTCCCCGTGGAGCGCACCCGGTCGATGATGACCGAGGCGGGGATCGACGCGCTGATCGTCGACACCGCCGGACGCCGGGTCGTCCCGCACCTGGCCGACCTCCTGGACGGTGTCCCCGTCGTCCAGGAACCCGTGGGGCAGCCGCTGGACGCCCCGCTGCCGGTGGCGCCCGACGACGTCGCGTACATCCTCTTCACCTCGGGGTCCACCGGGCGCCCCAAGGGGGTCCCCGTCCGGCACCGGAACGTCGACGCGTACCTGCGCTTCGTCCACGACCGGTACCGGTTCGGTCCGGACGACGTGTTCTCGCAGACCTTCGACCTCACCTTCGACCTGGCGATGTTCGACCTGTTCGCCGCCTGGGGGAGCGGCGGCACCCTGGTCAGCGTGCCGCCGCACGCCTACGCGAGCTTCCGCTCGTTCGTGGAGAACCACGGCATCACCGTGTGGTTCTCCTCTCCCAGCGTGATCGGGCTGCTCCGCCGGCTCGGCGAGCTGGCCCCGGGGACCCTGCCGGGCCTGCGGTGGAGCCTGTTCTGCGGCGAGCCCCTGCTCGGGCGGGACGCGGGCGACTGGCAGGCGGCGGCGCCGTTCTCGTCCACCGAGAACCTCTACGGACCGACCGAACTCACCATCTCGTGCAGTGTGCACCGATGGGATCCGGAGACGACTCCGGAAAGGTGTCTCAACGGGGTCGTTCCCATCGGGACGATGCACCCCGGGATGCGGTACGTGCTGCTCGACGCGGAGGGGAATCCCACCGTGGAATCGGGTGAACTGTGCGTCACCGGGGACCAGATGTTCCCCGGGTATCTCCAGGCGGAGGACGACCGGGGGCGTTTCGTCGAGCACGCGGGCGAGCGCTGGTACCGGACCGGGGACCTGGTGCGCCCGCTCGACGGCGGGGAGGACGGAGCGCTGGCCTACATCGGCCGCTGCGACCACCAGGTGAAGATCCGTGGCGTACGGGTGGAGCTCGCCGAGGTCGAGTGGGGGCTGCGGCGGTGCGAGGGCGTCGAGGAGGCCGTCGTGGTCGTGGTGCGCGACGAGCTGTTCGCCTTCGTCAAGGGAGCGCCCCGGACGACGGCGGAGCTCGTCGGGGAACTGGGCCGTTTCCTTCCGCGTGCCATCATTCCCCGGCGATTCCACCAGATCGACGAATTCCCCCTGAATGCCAATAGGAAGACGGACCGTCGGGAGCTGTCCCGTCGCGCTTCGGTCATCGTGGAATCCGGCTGA